A genomic window from Populus nigra chromosome 7, ddPopNigr1.1, whole genome shotgun sequence includes:
- the LOC133699162 gene encoding senescence-specific cysteine protease SAG12-like gives MAAKKCTTRIFLPFLLILAAWATKIACRPLDEQEYMLKRHEEWMAQHGRVYGDMKEKEKRYLIFKENVERIEAFNNGSDRGYKLGVNKFADLTNEEFRAMYHGYKRQSSKLMSSSFRYENLSDIPTSMDWRNDGAVTPVKDQGTCGCCWAFSTVAAIEGIIKLQTGNLISLSEQQLVDCTAGNNGCQGGVMDTAFRYIIRNGGLTSEDNYPYQGVDGTCNSEEAASTEAQITGYEDVPKNNENALLQAVAKQPVSVAVDGGGNDFRFYKSGVFEGDCGTDLNHAVTAIGYGTDSDGTDYWLVKNSWGTSWGDSGYMKMRRGIGSSEGLCGVAMDASYPTA, from the exons ATGGCCGCAAAAAAATGCACTACTCGTATTTTTCTGCCATTTCTCCTTATTTTAGCTGCATGGGCAACAAAAATAGCTTGTCGTCCTCTTGATGAGCAGGAATATATGTTGAAGAGGCACGAAGAATGGATGGCTCAACATGGACGTGTCTATGGAGACatgaaagagaaggagaaacgATACTTGATTTTTAAGGAAAATGTTGAACGGATAGAAGCATTTAACAACGGTTCTGACCGCGGATACAAGCTTGGTGTGAACAAATTCGCAGACTTGACCAATGAAGAATTTCGTGCCATGTATCATGGGTACAAGAGACAATCATCCAAATTGATGTCTTCATCATTTAGATATGAAAATCTAAGTGACATACCAACTTCAATGGATTGGAGAAATGATGGTGCAGTCACCCCAGTTAAAGACCAAGGCACTTGTG GGTGTTGCTGGGCATTTTCCACAGTGGCAGCAATAGAAGGAATTATAAAGCTTCAGACAGGTAACTTAATATCATTATCAGAGCAACAGCTTGTGGACTGTACTGCTGGAAATAACGGCTGTCAAGGTGGTGTCATGGACACTGCTTTCCGATATATTATACGAAACGGAGGGCTAACAAGTGAAGATAATTACCCCTACCAAGGAGTAGATGGCACTTGCAATAGCGAGGAGGCAGCATCTACTGAAGCACAAATAACTGGGTATGAAGACGTGCCAAAGAATAATGAAAACGCTCTCCTGCAGGCTGTGGCCAAACAGCCAGTATCTGTCGCTGTTGACGGTGGTGGGAACGATTTCCGGTTTTATAAAAGTGGTGTCTTCGAAGGGGATTGTGGGACAGACCTAAACCACGCGGTTACTGCAATTGGATATGGTACTGACAGTGATGGGACTGATTATTGGTTGGTAAAGAATTCGTGGGGAACCAGTTGGGGTGACAGTGGGTATATGAAGATGCGAAGAGGCATTGGTTCAAGCGAAGGCCTATGTGGCGTTGCCATGGATGCTTCTTATCCAACTGCATGA